CAGCCTTCATCGTCGCTGTGGCGTTGCAAAGCCTGGCTGAACAGCAGCATGGCGAGCTTGGACTGGCGATAGGCACGCCAGGGGTCGTAGCGGCGCTCGCCCTGGAGATCGTCGAAATCGATCTGTCCGCCGCGGTGCGCCAGGCTCGAGAGTTGCACGACGCGGGGTGCCGGGGCCGACACCAGCAGGGGCAACAGCAGGCTGGTCAGCAGGAAATGGCCCAGATAGTTGACGCCGAGCTGGCGCTCGAAGCCATCCTGGGTCAGCTTTCGCAGCGGCAACGCCATGATGCCCGCATTGTTGATCAGCAGCGCCAGCGAGGTTTCGCTGGCGCGCAACGTGGCCGCGAAGTCACGCACCGAGGCCAGACTGTCCAGGTCGAGCGGCTCGAAGCGAACGTCGACTCCCGGGCTTTCACCGCGAAGCGCACCGACCGCCGCGTGGCCCTTGTCCGGGTTGCGCGCCGCCACGATGACGCGGTAGCCCTCGCTCAGCAGGCCCTTGGCGGTTTCAAGACCCAGCCCGGTGTTGGCGCCGGTGACGACCGCCAGCGGCGGCCGATCGTGGAGCTCAGTCATGGGCGAGTTCAGGCATCGTTGTTCTTGGCGATGGTCTGGATGACCTCGAAGCCCTCGAACTTCGGCGGGCCGAGATAAAGCCCCTCACGGCGGCTCTGGCCGGCATTGGCATGTGCGGCGCGAAACGCCTCGGAGTGCGTCCAGGCCTCGAAATCCTCGCGCGAACGCCAGAGGGTATGCGAGGCGTAGAGCACGTGGTCTTCCTCCTTGGGGCCGCGTAGCATGTGAAACTCGATGAAGCCGGGCAGGCCCTGCAGGTGGGTCTCCCGCTCGAGCCATATCTGTTCGAACTCATCAACTCTCTCGGGATTCACCCGGAAACGATTCATGGCGATGAACACGGGGCACTGTCCTTATGGTCGGTTGATTCGCAGCTCAGGATGACACCCTACCCCATCACGCGAGCAATGCGAAAAGCGCAAGGCAAGGCCTTGTGCGACGAATGGCAAAGAGCTCGTGGGGATCTCTCAGCATTAAAGCGCTACATGTCGGCAGGCGTTTCCTGTGTCTTTCTGCTTGCATAGTGTCGGATGGCGCCGAGGAAATGCAGAATGAGCAAGGCAGGAATAATGTACATGCCATTATATATATGAATCCACCCCACCGTTTGATAAATTGTTGTTGGGCTTGTCATGGGCAGGCAGACAGAAAACCATCCGAACACATCTACGCATTCACCCACGCTAAACAGATACAGTGGTCCTGTTAAAACCTGAAAAACCAACAGGATCAATATCACCCTGTGAACTACGTAAGCAGTCTGTCGCTCTATTGCGGTTTTGCCGAGGTTCTCGGGAAACCCTTTGTACAATCTGAATGATACCCGCCAGAAGATGAAGATCAATACAAAAAATCCCAAGGATATATGTATTCCCAGGATATAGCTTCTGACCGTCCCTGACGGTGCTGCGTAGGCTGCATAGCCCAGCGCGAGCATTACAACGACAAGAAGTGCCGTAACCCAGTGGTTGATAATGGATACAGGCGAGTAGCGTTCGCGATCAGACATGCCTTGTCCTCTAAATGCCAGTTGGTCGAATAGCGATCAGAATGCCCTGTTTCTGACCAACGGTGTTTGCTCGCTTGTTTATGTTGGTTGTAAAGGATATAGCTATTGGCCGTGCCTGGTTATGTATTGAAAGTAGCATAATTGGGCAGCGCCGGGGTATTTGGCACTGCCATGCTTGGGCCGCGCTACTCGGGGCCGGGCCAGCGCTGTTCTGCTTCCACCTGGCTGCGACGCTGCCGATCGGCGCGATCAGGGCCTATCTTCATCAGCGTGATGAGCAGCATGCAGTTGCTTTTTATCATCATGTCTGTAATTCTGGACATATGGACAATATAATCGCTATCGAGGCGTTCGCCGCGCTCTCCCAATCGACCCGCCTGGAAACCTTCCGGTTACTGGTACGCCACGAGCCGGACGGACTGCCCGCGGGGGAGATCGCACGCCTGCTGGATGTGCCGCACAACACGCTGTCGACGCACCTGGGCGTCCTGGCGCGAGCCGGCCTGGTGGTCTCGCGCCGGCACAGCCGCTCGGTGATCTATAGCGCCAGCCTGGAGCGCATGCGTGAAACGCTGAGCTTTCTGGTGCGGGACTGTTGTGCGGGGCATCCCGAGCTGTGCGAGCCGCTACTTCGGGAGCTACAACCCTGCTGCCCAACCGATGAGGGAGACTCAGCATGATCAGCGTCATCTATCACAACCCCGACTGCGGCACCTCCCGTAATACCCTGGCGATGATGCGCCAGTCCGGGGAAGAGCCGCACGTCATCGAGTACCTGAAGACGCCGCCCACCCGGGATACGCTCGTCGAGCTGCTGGCGGCCATGGCTATCACTCCCCGAGCGCTGTTGCGTCGCAAGGGCACGCCCTACGACGCGCTGGGCCTGGACGATCCCGCGCTCAGCGACGACCAGTTGATCGATGCCATGCTGGCGCATCCTATCCTGATCAATCGCCCCATCGTGGTAACCGAAAAGGGTACGCGGCTGTGCCGGCCCTCCGAGACAGTGCTGGCGCTGCTGCCCGATCCAGTGAGCGAATTCACCAAGGAAGATGGCGAGATCGTACGTTCTGGAGGAACTTCATCGTGAGCCCGGATCAACTGCCCAACATTGACCCTGAACATTTACATCCCATTGATGTTAATGCGTTGGTCGGCCCAGACCAGCCCCGCCATCCGCCACGTATTCTGGTGCTATATGGTTCACTGCGGGAGCGCTCCTACTCGCGGCTGGTGTCGGAGGAAGCCGGGCGTTTGCTGCGCTGGTACGGTTGCGAGGTGCGCACGTTCGACCCCGCCGGCCTGCCGCTGGCGGACGATGCCGACGCCAGCCACCCGAAGGTGCAGGCGCTGCGTGAACTGGCCGAGTGGAGCGAGGGCATGGTATGGGTCAGCCCCGAGCGCCACGGCGCCATGACCGGCCTCATGAAAACCCAGATCGACTGGATTCCGCTGGCGCTGGGCGGCGTGCGTCCGACCCAGGGCAAGACGCTGGCGGTGATGCAGGTCTCCGGCGGCAGCCAGAGCTTCAATGCCGTCAATCAACTGCGCATTCTCGGTCGCTGGATGCGCATGCTGACCATCCCCAACCAGTCCTCGGTGCCCAAGGCCTTCCATGAGTTCGATGAGGCGGAGCGAATGCGGCTGTCGCCGCTCTACCTGCGCATCGTCGATGTCTGTGAGGAGCTGGTGAAGTTCACATTGCTGACACGGGGCCGCTCGGCGTATCTGACGGATCGCTACTCGGAGCGAATCGAGAGCGCCGAAGCGGTTTCCAGGCGCGTCAACCAGAAAACGCACTGAAACGGAGCTGCATGCATGCTGGCCTTTGCGATCTTCCTGGTCAC
The genomic region above belongs to Halomonas zincidurans B6 and contains:
- a CDS encoding ArsR/SmtB family transcription factor; this translates as MDNIIAIEAFAALSQSTRLETFRLLVRHEPDGLPAGEIARLLDVPHNTLSTHLGVLARAGLVVSRRHSRSVIYSASLERMRETLSFLVRDCCAGHPELCEPLLRELQPCCPTDEGDSA
- a CDS encoding oxidoreductase, whose amino-acid sequence is MTELHDRPPLAVVTGANTGLGLETAKGLLSEGYRVIVAARNPDKGHAAVGALRGESPGVDVRFEPLDLDSLASVRDFAATLRASETSLALLINNAGIMALPLRKLTQDGFERQLGVNYLGHFLLTSLLLPLLVSAPAPRVVQLSSLAHRGGQIDFDDLQGERRYDPWRAYRQSKLAMLLFSQALQRHSDDEGWGLTSLAAHPGLARTALFDHGVKSRAVVGSLFKVLMPWISQTAAAGARPTLHAATASDVRPGDYLGPAGIAETRGAPKRARMSPAARDRAIAERLWQVSCELTGATWHKADCLAGRPGSVLGQ
- a CDS encoding cytochrome b, which translates into the protein MSDRERYSPVSIINHWVTALLVVVMLALGYAAYAAPSGTVRSYILGIHISLGFFVLIFIFWRVSFRLYKGFPENLGKTAIERQTAYVVHRVILILLVFQVLTGPLYLFSVGECVDVFGWFSVCLPMTSPTTIYQTVGWIHIYNGMYIIPALLILHFLGAIRHYASRKTQETPADM
- the arsH gene encoding arsenical resistance protein ArsH, encoding MSPDQLPNIDPEHLHPIDVNALVGPDQPRHPPRILVLYGSLRERSYSRLVSEEAGRLLRWYGCEVRTFDPAGLPLADDADASHPKVQALRELAEWSEGMVWVSPERHGAMTGLMKTQIDWIPLALGGVRPTQGKTLAVMQVSGGSQSFNAVNQLRILGRWMRMLTIPNQSSVPKAFHEFDEAERMRLSPLYLRIVDVCEELVKFTLLTRGRSAYLTDRYSERIESAEAVSRRVNQKTH
- a CDS encoding antibiotic biosynthesis monooxygenase family protein → MFIAMNRFRVNPERVDEFEQIWLERETHLQGLPGFIEFHMLRGPKEEDHVLYASHTLWRSREDFEAWTHSEAFRAAHANAGQSRREGLYLGPPKFEGFEVIQTIAKNNDA
- the arsC gene encoding arsenate reductase (glutaredoxin) (This arsenate reductase requires both glutathione and glutaredoxin to convert arsenate to arsenite, after which the efflux transporter formed by ArsA and ArsB can extrude the arsenite from the cell, providing resistance.), yielding MISVIYHNPDCGTSRNTLAMMRQSGEEPHVIEYLKTPPTRDTLVELLAAMAITPRALLRRKGTPYDALGLDDPALSDDQLIDAMLAHPILINRPIVVTEKGTRLCRPSETVLALLPDPVSEFTKEDGEIVRSGGTSS